A genomic segment from Malus domestica chromosome 05, GDT2T_hap1 encodes:
- the LOC103439527 gene encoding uncharacterized protein, producing MLGTRSSDCVLLEFEPEIEKILREIRREQREVSEKEKQQESKMALVQNETMGDFDMPTIPESPSSIALPAAARNYELKTIHFNMMPSFHGMSTEDPLAHIRDIFNMVSNMALVEGVTEEHLRMKVFPYTMKDKAKTWLNSLRPRTLTSWNDIQNKFLEKFFSTQKTDTLRDSIMQFTQQADETFSEAWERFNNLLIQCPHHGLPTLVLMRIFYKGLTVSSKAAVNNYAGGSIKNRTPAECQALFDTLALETQHSEARGRRAGVFEINNSIEFASKAQVDVIASKLDTLLSMNGRASVPEVCSICAVPGHATVGCPYSVDFPEFVQEQANMVNAYRRPGNDPYSNTYNQGWRNHPNLSWVNNQNVQKPPSGFQPQEKKNNLEDVIAQLAGNVNTLSVNTNQFMSKTETTLQNQAASIKNLEIQMGQLAHSLAVREKGSFPSQTKVNPRNHEQAKAITLRRGKQVKTTADFEKNNEEEKVETISQEEHPLSDVVQPLAILGTTSKASPQSFIAATPLPKPVVQPVKPYVPPIPFPQRLKKNMLDEKYFKFLEMFKKLEINIPFADALEQMPNYAKFMKDIISKKRKFGDHEKIQLTEECSAILQRKLPLKQKDRGSFKIPCIIGTNLFEKALCDLGSSINLLPLSVAKTIGIGEIKPTTVSLQMADRSIAYPEGIIEDVLVKVDKLIFPADFLVLDMEEDYETQLILGRPFLITARTLIDVEQGVFPKKNWV from the coding sequence ATGCTTGGTACTCGTTCGTCGGATTGTGTACTACTTGAGTTTGAACCAGAAATTGAGAAAATACTCCGTGAAATCCGAAGAGAACAAAGAGAAGTCAGTGAGAAAGAAAAGCAGCAAGAGAGCAAGATGGCGTTAGTTCAGAATGAAACGATGGGAGATTTTGATATGCCAACCATTCCGGAATCACCGTCGAGCATAGCTCTTCCTGCAGCTGCAAGGAATTATGAGTTGAAGACTATCCACTTTAATATGATGCCTTCTTTTCATGGCATGAGCACTGAAGATCCATTGGCACATATTAGAGATATCTTCAATATGGTGTCCAACATGGCATTGGTAGAAGGAGTCACCGAGGAACATCTCAGGATGAAGGTCTTTCCATACACTATGAAAGACAAAGCGAAGACTTGGTTGAATTCTTTGAGGCCTAGAACCTTGACGAGTTGGAACGATATTCAGAATAAATTTTTGGAGAAATTCTTCTCGACTCAGAAGACCGATACCCTTAGAGatagtatcatgcagttcactCAACAGGCAGATGAGACGTTTTCTGAGGCATGGGAGAGATTTAATAATTTGTTGATTCAGTGTCCGCACCATGGTTTGCCTACTCTAGTTCTCATGCGGATATTTTATAAAGGATTAACAGTTTCAAGCAAAGCTGCAGTGAACAACTATGCAGGGGGATCAATTAAGAACAGGACGCCAGCCGAATGTCAAGCACTTTTTGATACTCTAGCACTCGAAACACAACATTCTGAAGCAAGAGGAAGACGGGCAGGAGTTTTTGAGATTAATAATTCTATCGAATTTGCTTCAAAGGCACAAGTCGATGTGATTGCTAGTAAACTTGACACTTTGCTTTCTATGAATGGGAGAGCATCAGTTCCAGAGGTTTGTTCCATATGTGCAGTTCCTGGTCATGCCACAGTTGGTTGTCCGTATAGTGTTGATTTTCCAGAATTTGTTCAAGAGCAAGCGAACATGGTGAATGCTTACAGACGTCCTGGTAACGATCCATACTCCAATACTTATAATCAAGGATGGAGAAACCATCCAAATCTCTCATGGGTTAATAATCAGAATGTACAAAAGCCACCATCTGGTTTCCAACCTcaagagaagaagaataatttggaagATGTCATTGCACAGCTTGCTGGTAACGTGAATACTCTTTCTGTCAATACAAATCAATTTATGAGCAAAACTGAGACAACTCTTCAGAACCAGGctgcttcaataaaaaatttggagATTCAAATGGGGCAGTTAGCTCATTCTTTGGCAGTTAGAGAAAAAGGTTCTTTTCCAAGCCAAACTAAAGTTAATCCGAGAAACCATGAGCAAGCTAAAGCAATAACTCTTCGAAGAGGGAAACAAGTGAAAACAACAGCTGATTTTGAGAAAAACAATGAGGAAGAAAAGGTAGAAACCATTTCACAAGAGGAGCATCCACTGTCCGATGTTGTACAGCCACTAGCTATACTGGGAAccacttcaaaagcttcaccacaatcATTCATTGCAGCCACGCCACTCCCTAAGCCTGTTGTCCAACCCGTGAAGCCATATGTGCCCCCTATTCCTTTTCCTCAACGGCtcaagaagaatatgttagatgaGAAGTATTTCAAATTCTTAGAGATGTTTAAGAAATTGGAGATTAATATTCCATTTGCCGATGCTTTGGAGCAGATGCCGAATTATGCTAAATTCATGAAGGATATCatctcaaagaaaagaaaatttggtgATCATGAGAAGATTCAGTTGACAGAAGAATGCAGTGCAATCCTTCAAAGAAAGCTTCCGCTCAAGCAAAAAGATAGAGGGAGTTTCAAAATTCCATGCATTATTGGCACGAATTTATTTGAAAAAGCATTATGTGATTTGGGgtctagtattaatttattaccTTTATCTGTTGCTAAGACCATTGGAATAGGTGAAATTAAACCCACTACTGTTTCTTTGCAGATGGCGGATAGATCAATTGCATATCCAGAGGGAATTATCGAAGATGTGTTAGTGAAGGTTGACAAGCTGATTTTTCCAGCAGATTTCTTGGTGTTGGATATGGAAGAAGATTATGAGACTCAGTTGATTTTGGGTCGGCCATTTCTTATCACAGCTAGGACTTTAATTGATGTGGAACAAGGGGTTTTTCCCAAAAAGAATTGGGTTTGA